A genomic stretch from Ureibacillus composti includes:
- a CDS encoding long-chain-fatty-acid--CoA ligase, whose amino-acid sequence MNLVEQVRQRALEQPNRIAFHYKGKDITYGEFEQAVGKFASVIRHLNIQKGDHIALILGNRPEFLISLYAAMRAGVTVIPINPIYTIDEITYIVNNGDIKAIIAGESFLETIEKGQNAFPQVETYLICESTNKIEENVSILSESVKGKVRLFNKELNSITTLVDCDEIDHEDTAVILYTSGTTGYPKGAMLSHKNLYSNARDVSNHFLMSSEDRVIATLPLFHVFGLTVVANAPLLKGAKILIAPRFNPSEIYELAKTQKATVFAGVPTMLNFLCQFKKGNPECFSNLRLAISGGAPLPISVLHSYEERFNIKVSEGYGLSEAAPVTCFNPLNRERKPGSIGMSIPNVENRVVDDHGNEVPIGEVGELVVRGPNVMKGYYKLPEETGNAIRDGWLYTGDLARKDEDDYFYIVDRKKDLIIVGGYNVYPREVEEVLYSHPNVLESAVVGIPDPDFGETVYAYVTLKENTSTICELQQFCAKSLAKYKIPEVIEFIDRIPKNSTGKILKRELKEMEKTN is encoded by the coding sequence TTGAATTTAGTTGAACAAGTACGACAACGTGCGCTTGAACAGCCAAATCGTATTGCCTTTCATTATAAGGGGAAAGATATTACCTATGGTGAATTTGAACAAGCTGTCGGAAAATTTGCTTCTGTTATTAGACATTTGAATATACAAAAAGGGGATCATATTGCTTTAATACTTGGGAATAGACCGGAATTTTTAATTTCACTTTATGCTGCAATGAGGGCTGGTGTAACAGTTATTCCTATTAACCCTATTTATACAATAGATGAAATAACCTATATTGTGAACAATGGGGACATTAAAGCAATTATTGCGGGAGAGTCTTTTTTAGAGACGATTGAGAAAGGACAAAATGCCTTTCCTCAAGTAGAAACATATCTTATTTGCGAATCAACAAATAAGATAGAAGAAAATGTATCAATTCTTTCAGAGTCAGTAAAGGGAAAAGTAAGATTATTTAATAAAGAATTAAATTCTATTACTACTTTAGTTGACTGTGATGAAATTGATCATGAAGATACTGCTGTTATTTTATATACTTCGGGTACAACAGGGTATCCAAAGGGAGCAATGCTTTCACACAAAAATTTATATTCTAATGCGCGGGATGTATCGAATCACTTTTTAATGAGTTCAGAGGACCGGGTTATTGCAACATTGCCATTGTTTCATGTCTTTGGGTTAACCGTAGTGGCCAATGCGCCATTATTAAAAGGGGCTAAGATTCTAATTGCTCCAAGATTTAATCCAAGTGAAATTTACGAATTAGCTAAAACTCAAAAGGCTACCGTTTTTGCAGGAGTGCCGACCATGTTGAACTTCCTTTGTCAATTTAAAAAAGGGAATCCCGAGTGTTTTTCAAATCTGCGTTTAGCTATATCAGGTGGGGCACCTTTACCGATATCAGTGCTTCATAGTTATGAAGAAAGATTTAACATAAAAGTTTCTGAAGGTTATGGATTATCTGAAGCAGCGCCAGTAACATGTTTTAACCCGTTAAATCGAGAACGGAAACCAGGTTCAATTGGTATGTCAATTCCTAATGTCGAAAATAGAGTCGTGGATGACCACGGAAACGAAGTACCAATCGGAGAAGTAGGAGAGCTTGTTGTTCGTGGACCGAATGTAATGAAAGGGTATTATAAGTTACCTGAAGAAACCGGTAATGCAATTCGTGATGGATGGCTTTATACCGGTGATTTAGCAAGAAAAGATGAAGATGATTATTTTTACATTGTTGATCGGAAAAAAGATTTAATTATAGTGGGTGGATACAATGTTTACCCTCGTGAAGTAGAGGAAGTACTATATTCTCATCCTAATGTTTTAGAGTCAGCAGTAGTGGGAATTCCCGACCCAGATTTTGGTGAAACTGTTTATGCATACGTTACATTAAAAGAGAACACTTCTACAATTTGTGAACTACAACAATTTTGTGCGAAAAGCTTAGCAAAATATAAAATACCTGAAGTAATTGAGTTTATTGATCGTATTCCAAAAAACTCAACAGGCAAGATCTTAAAACGTGAGTTGAAAGAAATGGAGAAAACTAATTAA
- a CDS encoding ABC transporter permease yields MTLHQFAYRNVVRNFRIYAAFFMASFFSVFVFFIYSMLVFHPEIEDGLLGNVPILGMVIAEVILVLFSWFFIFYSMKAFLEARGKEFAILLHLGMEKRQLSKLIFLETLLIGTISIFLGMIFGYAFSKFFFMIVREILMLEDLPLYFSWKPFLLTVTVYSSAFIVITKLSVNLSSERKLIDYMKGHKNEIVHKSYSRKKAILAIVLIAAGYLLALFTTKATVISIASLVLLCITMGTYFFFSDTTQYILEAFRKKKKLYWKNANMLSIAEQTFIMKNNGRMFFIVTMVSSLAFLCIGTLATLSSYTSQYDKLNPLGLIYKGHTDNPYEDMHISSIVKQLEDKGLSYHMTHFDVVKQTSSFTQFEVEVFRESDINSLLFSYGYPMVRLLPGEAMFIPYTEESIKELSKIKVRTVLVENHIPITIDRVYPELIFPSSIVSLNSIIISDGDFKKLKKPFSGFPDEEPGYHLFTFDIPQWIETTDIGLDIYRIVSSEYLKDKYSLPFYFENAGLSYSYLLATYSLFTLVGLLVAAVFLLAAGSFIYFKLYTNLDAEKRKFDVLKRMGLADNELKSLVSHYLFPQFFLPWGIAMMHIIFAFFMLQKILQDIANISIVKEFVLSFVLLVFVQVIYYYLIRWRYIAHVRN; encoded by the coding sequence GTGACCTTACATCAATTCGCTTACCGTAATGTCGTTCGGAACTTTCGAATCTATGCGGCCTTTTTTATGGCGAGCTTCTTTTCGGTTTTTGTGTTTTTTATTTATTCGATGTTGGTCTTTCATCCAGAGATAGAAGACGGATTATTAGGAAATGTACCTATACTCGGAATGGTGATAGCTGAAGTTATTTTAGTATTATTTTCTTGGTTCTTTATTTTTTATTCCATGAAGGCATTTTTAGAGGCCAGGGGTAAGGAATTTGCTATACTTTTGCACTTAGGAATGGAAAAAAGACAGTTAAGTAAACTTATCTTTTTAGAAACGCTCTTAATTGGTACAATTTCGATTTTCCTAGGGATGATATTTGGCTATGCCTTTTCAAAGTTCTTCTTCATGATCGTCCGTGAAATCCTTATGTTAGAGGATCTTCCTTTATATTTTTCATGGAAGCCATTTTTATTAACGGTAACGGTTTATTCAAGTGCTTTTATCGTCATTACTAAACTTAGTGTGAATCTTTCATCAGAACGAAAGTTAATTGATTACATGAAGGGCCATAAAAATGAAATCGTCCATAAAAGTTATTCTCGAAAAAAAGCAATCCTTGCAATTGTCTTAATTGCTGCTGGATATCTTTTGGCTCTTTTCACAACAAAAGCAACCGTCATATCCATTGCTTCATTGGTCTTGTTATGTATAACAATGGGGACGTATTTTTTCTTTTCTGATACGACTCAGTACATATTGGAGGCTTTTAGAAAGAAAAAGAAATTATACTGGAAAAATGCAAACATGCTCTCTATTGCAGAACAGACATTTATTATGAAGAATAATGGGAGAATGTTTTTTATTGTGACGATGGTATCATCTTTAGCCTTCTTATGTATTGGAACGCTTGCTACATTGTCATCGTACACATCTCAATACGATAAATTAAACCCTCTTGGATTAATTTACAAAGGACATACAGATAATCCATATGAAGATATGCATATTTCTTCGATTGTTAAACAATTAGAGGATAAGGGATTGTCCTATCATATGACACACTTTGATGTTGTTAAACAAACGTCTTCCTTTACTCAATTTGAGGTAGAAGTGTTTAGAGAGTCGGATATCAATAGTTTATTATTTTCTTATGGTTATCCAATGGTTCGTTTATTACCAGGGGAAGCGATGTTCATACCTTATACGGAAGAATCCATAAAGGAACTATCGAAAATAAAAGTCCGAACAGTTTTGGTCGAAAATCATATACCAATTACGATTGATCGTGTTTATCCGGAGTTAATTTTCCCTAGTTCGATTGTTAGTTTAAACTCAATTATTATTAGTGATGGAGATTTTAAAAAATTAAAAAAACCATTTAGTGGTTTCCCGGACGAAGAACCTGGGTATCATTTATTTACGTTCGATATTCCGCAATGGATTGAAACGACTGATATTGGTTTAGATATTTATAGAATAGTTTCAAGTGAGTATTTAAAAGATAAGTATTCTTTACCATTTTATTTTGAAAATGCTGGATTAAGTTATTCGTACTTATTAGCAACCTATTCTTTATTTACGTTAGTTGGTTTATTAGTTGCAGCAGTCTTTCTGTTAGCAGCAGGCAGTTTCATTTATTTTAAATTGTATACAAATCTAGATGCAGAGAAAAGAAAGTTTGATGTACTGAAACGAATGGGCTTAGCGGATAATGAGTTGAAGAGCCTTGTTTCACATTATTTATTTCCGCAATTTTTCCTACCATGGGGAATTGCTATGATGCATATTATCTTCGCTTTTTTCATGTTACAAAAGATTTTGCAAGACATTGCTAATATATCAATCGTAAAGGAATTTGTTTTATCTTTTGTATTATTAGTCTTTGTACAAGTAATCTACTATTACTTAATCCGTTGGCGTTATATTGCACATGTGCGAAATTAA
- a CDS encoding ABC transporter ATP-binding protein: MPILQLKDVTKVYEGKVTHRALNQLSFEVERGQFIAVMGPSGSGKTTLLNLISTIDQPTSGEIILNGITPHFLSKTELAYFRRRQLGFVFQDFNLLPTLTVEENIVLPLTLDQQPVDVMEERLKGLVEKLGLHSFLYKRPNEISGGQAQRTAIARALIHEPNIILADEPTGNLDSNNSKEVLDLLSKINKERRSTIVMVTHDPIAASFCDRVLFIKDGEYFNEIYRDDRRQTFFQRILNVLSLLGGGQVGDLTSIRLP; the protein is encoded by the coding sequence ATGCCAATTTTACAATTGAAGGATGTAACAAAGGTTTATGAAGGAAAAGTAACACATCGTGCGTTAAATCAACTAAGCTTTGAAGTTGAAAGAGGGCAATTTATTGCTGTGATGGGTCCTTCAGGTAGTGGGAAGACGACTTTACTTAATTTAATTTCCACAATTGACCAACCAACTTCAGGTGAGATTATATTAAATGGCATTACGCCACATTTTTTAAGTAAAACGGAGCTAGCTTATTTTCGTCGAAGACAGCTAGGGTTTGTGTTCCAAGACTTTAATCTTTTACCAACACTTACAGTAGAAGAAAATATTGTACTACCACTAACTTTAGATCAACAACCAGTAGATGTGATGGAGGAACGATTAAAGGGATTAGTGGAGAAATTAGGATTACATTCATTTTTATATAAGCGTCCCAACGAAATTTCCGGTGGACAGGCGCAACGCACTGCAATTGCAAGGGCATTAATTCACGAACCTAACATTATTTTAGCAGATGAACCGACAGGAAACCTAGATTCCAACAATTCTAAAGAGGTGTTAGATTTACTAAGTAAAATTAATAAAGAGAGACGTTCGACAATAGTCATGGTTACGCATGATCCAATAGCAGCAAGTTTTTGTGATCGTGTTTTGTTTATAAAAGATGGAGAGTACTTTAATGAAATCTATCGTGATGACAGGCGCCAAACTTTTTTCCAACGCATATTAAATGTGCTTAGTTTGTTAGGAGGAGGGCAAGTAGGTGACCTTACATCAATTCGCTTACCGTAA
- a CDS encoding sensor histidine kinase: MSLRLFIKENISFVIFELIVVLFILSLYWLDGFRNIDTAVYSVVISIVLITSFLAARFIMRKNYLNRIVHLPNSMEDALQKNAKSPEHSQTEDYFHELYRLYQHEVQTLYAVKNRHDQFLNQWIHQMKTPISVLELLLQEGDPLDKKSVQEEVDRLKRGIEMVLMNARLENFEEDMQVEQVHLKQIVNATINENKRLFITHRVFPETKIDEDLIVASDSKWLRFVLGQFVTNAVKYTFEPNKKVLFFAEKTDSSITLTIKDEGIGIPQSDISRVTKPFFTGENGRKTGESTGMGLFLAKEICEKLNHELNITSRVGVGTTITLIFK; encoded by the coding sequence ATGAGTTTACGGCTTTTTATAAAAGAAAACATTTCATTTGTAATTTTTGAACTAATCGTTGTTTTGTTCATATTATCTCTTTATTGGTTAGATGGTTTTCGAAATATTGATACAGCTGTTTATTCTGTTGTAATTAGCATTGTGTTAATTACTTCGTTCTTGGCTGCGCGTTTTATTATGCGAAAGAATTACTTAAATCGAATTGTACACTTACCAAATTCCATGGAAGACGCTTTACAGAAAAATGCGAAGTCACCAGAACATTCCCAGACTGAGGACTACTTTCATGAATTGTACCGATTATATCAACATGAGGTGCAAACATTATATGCAGTGAAAAATAGACATGATCAATTTTTAAATCAATGGATCCATCAAATGAAAACTCCGATTTCAGTACTAGAATTACTATTACAGGAGGGAGATCCTCTTGATAAAAAAAGTGTTCAAGAAGAAGTGGATCGTCTTAAAAGAGGGATTGAGATGGTCTTGATGAACGCAAGACTTGAAAATTTTGAGGAAGATATGCAAGTTGAGCAAGTTCATCTGAAACAAATAGTGAATGCAACAATCAATGAGAACAAGCGTTTATTTATTACACATCGGGTGTTCCCAGAAACGAAAATTGATGAAGATCTTATTGTGGCAAGTGATTCAAAATGGTTAAGGTTCGTATTAGGACAATTTGTAACGAATGCAGTTAAATATACATTTGAACCAAATAAAAAGGTATTATTTTTTGCCGAAAAAACCGATTCTTCTATAACACTAACGATCAAGGATGAAGGAATTGGCATACCACAATCTGATATTTCACGAGTGACCAAACCATTCTTTACAGGAGAAAATGGTCGGAAAACTGGAGAGTCTACTGGTATGGGGTTATTTTTAGCAAAAGAAATATGTGAAAAGTTAAATCACGAATTAAACATTACCTCACGAGTTGGAGTTGGAACAACCATCACACTAATATTTAAATAA
- a CDS encoding response regulator transcription factor → MENTRIFIVEDDMKIATLLADTLRKYQYEVEVVQNFEGIIEECIAFDPHIVLLDINLPSYDGYYWCRQLRQHTTCPIIFISARSGEMDQIFALENGGDDFITKPFNYEIVLAKIKSHLRRTYGEYSVRLEERTVKVGQLTLYLERMELHLKDDVIPLQKKECTILELLLSESPKVVPREKLLEELWDDQAFVDENTLNVNMTRVRKKLADYGVVSVIETVRGAGYRFILSAEEM, encoded by the coding sequence ATGGAAAATACACGAATATTTATCGTTGAAGATGATATGAAAATCGCAACATTATTAGCAGATACTTTAAGGAAATATCAATATGAGGTTGAAGTTGTACAAAATTTTGAAGGAATTATCGAAGAGTGTATAGCCTTTGACCCTCATATTGTTTTACTAGATATTAATTTACCTTCCTATGATGGGTATTACTGGTGTCGACAGCTTCGTCAACACACAACTTGTCCAATTATCTTTATATCCGCACGATCTGGAGAAATGGACCAAATCTTCGCATTAGAAAATGGCGGCGATGACTTTATTACAAAACCGTTTAATTATGAGATTGTTCTAGCGAAAATCAAAAGCCATTTAAGGAGAACTTATGGGGAGTACTCAGTAAGACTAGAGGAGAGGACAGTTAAGGTAGGGCAATTAACACTTTACCTTGAAAGAATGGAGTTACACCTGAAGGATGATGTTATTCCGTTACAGAAAAAAGAATGTACTATTTTAGAGCTTTTACTAAGTGAATCCCCAAAGGTCGTTCCAAGAGAAAAGCTATTAGAGGAACTGTGGGATGACCAAGCCTTTGTCGATGAAAATACTTTAAATGTGAACATGACAAGGGTTCGAAAAAAGCTGGCGGATTATGGAGTTGTTTCTGTCATTGAAACCGTACGTGGAGCGGGTTATAGGTTTATCTTAAGTGCGGAGGAAATGTAA